A segment of the Terriglobales bacterium genome:
CCTGATGCCGGCGCCGGTAGGTCCTCCAAAAGCCCTTGCCACCAGGGGGTGGCCAGCAAGGAATGCATAAATCCCTCCGACTAGTATTGGGGTCCCGCCCAAGGAATATGGGGGTCTGAAACATACTGCTCCCTTGGAACGACCGCTCGGGAGCACGCTTCCACTTCAAGATGAGTGAGATTTGAGGTTTGGCCGCGCCCCGTCGTCCCGGACCCGCTCCGCCACAGGGCCGGAACTAGACAGACCGCTTTTTATAACATGAAAAGGAGGGTCAAACAAACGTTGTAGCGCGGCCGCCCCGGCCGCGAGGTCTTCACCTACTCGATCCGCAGATTCCCCGAGCCGGTCCGCATCTCGACCAGGGGTCCTCCGCCCCGGACCTTGCCGTTCAATTCATGCCGGTCCTGGCGCCCGCTGACAGTGACCGGCAGATCGGTGTCGATGTTCCCGGAGCCGGTGTGCGCCCGCAGGTCGAAGCCCGCGTTCCCGCCGACCCGCAAGGTGACCCGTCCGGAGCCCGTCTGGACCTTCCAATCACCGGTGGGTGTGCCTTCGACGTGCACGTCGCCGCTGCCCGTCTCGGCGCGCAGCCGCCCTTTCATGTCCAGGATCTCCATGCCGCCCGAGCCGGTGTGGGCATCCACGCTTCCCACCCGCTCGATCTTGATGTGCCCGCTGCCGGTGTGGGCCACAACGTCTCCCTTGATCATGCTCAGATCCAGCGAGCCGGAGCCGGCTTCGGCCTCCACCCGGTCGTCGATGCCGGTCACAGTGATGTTGCCGGAACCGCTGTTCAGCTTGGCGGGACCCTGCACCCGCTCCAACTCCAGCTTCCCCGAGCCGGTGTTGGCGGTCACCCGCGTCTCCGCCGGCACCACGATCTCGTAAGAGATGGAGACATTGTTGAACAGCTCATGATCGTTCACGTGTCCGATGCGGATCAGGTTGCCGCTCTGCTGGATGGGCGGGTCCTTCTCCAGCTTCCGCACCTTCTCGCGCGGATCGCCCCCGAACAAGCCTTCGTGGGCCCGGATCCGGCCATAGACGCGCACCGACTTGTCTTCACCCTTGCGGATGCTGATGTCGCCCGAACCCGTCTTCACCTCCAGCTGCACCGGCCCGCTGACCTGCAACGTGCGCTCGAAGCTCCCGGTCACCGCGGCGGCCGCGGGCAGGGAAAGCATCACAACCACGATGATGGCAATGACCGCGCTACGTCTCATGGCTCTTCCTCCTAAGAAAGAAAGGCACGAGCCAGGACACTCGTGCCTTCCGCGACCCGCAAGCAGGGAGGAGTTTGCGGGCTTCAAGCTACTGCAGCACGACCTGCTCGCCTTCCTTGAGGCCGCTGACCACCTCGGTCTTGGCGCCGTTCGAGATCCCGATGTTGATGGCCACCTTCTTCTTGCCGTCCTTGCCGTTGCTGGCCGGAACTTCGACGGAAGCTTTCTTGTCCTTGTCGTAGATGATGGCGCCTTCCGGGATCATCAGCACGCCCTTGTGCTCTTCCAGGATGATCTCCGCGTTGGCGGTCATGGCCGCCTTCAGCTCGCCGCCCGGGTTGTCGATCGAGACCCGCACCTCGAAGGTGGTGACGTTGTCCTTCTCCACCCCCATGGGCGAGATCTTGGTGACCTTGCCGGTGAAGACCTTGTCCTTGAACGACTCCACCTTGATGCGGGCCGGCTGCCCCAGGTACACCTTGCCGATGTCACTCTCGTCCACCTTGCCCTTGACATAGACCTCATGGGTATCGCCCATGGTCATCACCAGGGTGGCCGAGGAGCCCAGCACCAGGATGGAGCTGACCGCGTCGCCCATCTCCACGTCGCGCGACAGGATGATGCCGTCGATGGGCGCCACGATGGTCGTATAGCTCAGGTTCTCCCGCTGGTTAGCGAGTTGCGCCCGCGCTTGTTCGACCTTGGCCCTGTTGACCGCGAGCTGCGCCTTGGCGACCGCTTGCTTGTTCACGGCGAGCTCGTAGGCGCGTTGCGCGTCGTCGAGCGCCGAGGAGGAGACCACGCCTTCCTTGGCCATCCCCTGCGCCCGTTCGTAGGCGCGCTTGAGCGTGGGGATGTCGACGCCCATGGCGTCGACCTTCGAGCGCTCGTAGTCAGCCTCGGCGGCGGCGAGCGCGGCTTCCGACTCGCGCACCTGCGCCTGGATCTGCTCCTTGTCCAGCTCCGCCAGCAACTGGCCGGCCTTCACGTGGTCGCCATATTCCACGTACAGTTTCTTGACGATGCCGCTGGCCTTCGATTTGATCTCCACTTTGGTGATGGGCTCGATCTTGCCGGTAGCGACCACGCTCTTGGCCAGGTCACCCTTCTCGACCTTGGCCACCTTCGAGGGGTCGATCTTGGTCCCGCCCCGCGTGAATCCGACCACAATCAACACGATCACGAGGAGCGCGGCGACCGAGCCGAGGGTCAAAAAAAATCGTTTCCGCTTGTTCTTGCCGTTTCCGTTCGCCACTGCCGCCTCCCTGCAAGCAGGCTACCCTGCTCCTGTCCTGTGGTACGGCCTGTTAGGGGTACAAGTTCCCGGATTCCTGAGGGATTCTTTCAGTCCGCCCCATTAGACACCGGGGGCGGGAAAACGTGAGCAGATACGCCCGATGGGGGCGCACTTTCTGGAGCGGTGCCAGACTTTCCGGGTACAACACAATTAGCCCACTTCGTGCGACCAAGAATCAAAAGGGGCACATCCGTGTGCCCGTCATGCCGGCCCGCGCGAGGGCGCGCGGGCTACTTTGTCGAGAGCCGGGTCAGGTAGGGGTCCCTCGACTGCGCTCGCGTACGCTCGCTTCGCTCGGGATGACATGGAGAAGAGCTCTTTCGGTACAATCTCCCCTTTATGGTGACCCTGGTTCTGCTGCGGGTGGCGGCGGTGGTCCTGCTCGTGGCGGCGAACGCCTTTTTTGTCGCGGCCGAGTTCGCCCTGGTCAGCCTGCGCGATACCCGCCTGCAGCAGCTTATCGAGGAGAAGCGCCTGGGCGCCCGCACCGTCCAGAAGCTGCAGCAGAACCTCGACGAGCTCCTGGCTGCAGTGCAACTGGGCGTCACCCTGGCCAGCCTCGGCCTGGGCTGGATCGGCGAGGCCACGGTCGCCGACCTGCTGATGCGGGCCTTCTCCCGCGTTCCCTATATCCAGATCTATGCGCACGGCATCGGCATCGTCTTCGGCTTTGCGCTGATCACTTACGTGGTGGTGATCCTGGGCGAGGTGGTGCCCAAAACCATCGCCTTGCAGCGCGCCGACCGGGTCGCTCTGGCCGTCGCCGGGCCCATGGACGTCTTCGTCACC
Coding sequences within it:
- a CDS encoding efflux RND transporter periplasmic adaptor subunit: MANGNGKNKRKRFFLTLGSVAALLVIVLIVVGFTRGGTKIDPSKVAKVEKGDLAKSVVATGKIEPITKVEIKSKASGIVKKLYVEYGDHVKAGQLLAELDKEQIQAQVRESEAALAAAEADYERSKVDAMGVDIPTLKRAYERAQGMAKEGVVSSSALDDAQRAYELAVNKQAVAKAQLAVNRAKVEQARAQLANQRENLSYTTIVAPIDGIILSRDVEMGDAVSSILVLGSSATLVMTMGDTHEVYVKGKVDESDIGKVYLGQPARIKVESFKDKVFTGKVTKISPMGVEKDNVTTFEVRVSIDNPGGELKAAMTANAEIILEEHKGVLMIPEGAIIYDKDKKASVEVPASNGKDGKKKVAINIGISNGAKTEVVSGLKEGEQVVLQ
- a CDS encoding DUF4097 family beta strand repeat-containing protein yields the protein MRRSAVIAIIVVVMLSLPAAAAVTGSFERTLQVSGPVQLEVKTGSGDISIRKGEDKSVRVYGRIRAHEGLFGGDPREKVRKLEKDPPIQQSGNLIRIGHVNDHELFNNVSISYEIVVPAETRVTANTGSGKLELERVQGPAKLNSGSGNITVTGIDDRVEAEAGSGSLDLSMIKGDVVAHTGSGHIKIERVGSVDAHTGSGGMEILDMKGRLRAETGSGDVHVEGTPTGDWKVQTGSGRVTLRVGGNAGFDLRAHTGSGNIDTDLPVTVSGRQDRHELNGKVRGGGPLVEMRTGSGNLRIE